Genomic DNA from Mesorhizobium sp. 131-2-1:
CCGCGACAGTGCTGATCGACAAGAGCGAGCTCACCAAGCTGGAAGGCCGCAAGCTGCTGCCCGGCATGTCGAGCGAGACGATGATCCGCACAGGCGCACGCACGGTGCTTTCGTACTTGGCCGAGCCGATCACGCAGAACTTCCGCCGGGCAATGCGGGAAAAATAGCCGCAGAGCGTTTCATCGTTTCATAGACACGCTGACGCAACTCCGGGCGGAAAACCGGGCTACGCGACGCTCAGAAGCGCGCCGCAAGGGCAAGCACCCTGTGATCGGCTGCGGCCGGATCACCTGATGGCTTCGAGCTTGTCGATCGCGGCGGTGAAGCCGGCCAACGAGACCGGAATGGTCACCGGCTTGCGCGTCACCGATTCCATGCCGATGTTGAGATTGGTGCCCGCCTTCATCGCGGCGTCCATCGGGCGCGCGCCAACACATTGCGCCCTGGCCTGCACTGGCAAGAGCGGTTCATCGTCGCGGAAGCGGCGAACCGCCCTATCTTTTGCCCTGACGCAATCCCGGACGGAAAACCGTTTCGCACTTTTCCTGGAATTGCTCTAAACCGAGTTGGCGCGAGAGGCCCGGAGGATACCGACAATGACTGACGCGGACACGCAAGCGGCGCCGGCAATGGCCGACAATTCACTGCCGTTGTTCTATTCAAAGCCCGAGGCGCTCAACCCGATACGGCACGGCTCGCTTGGCCTGGCGGCGCGCGCCGACTTCTCCTTCGCCCGTTCCGCCCATGCGATTCCCGTGATGGCGTCGGAAATGCCGGCGGCGATGCGCTCCTATCCGATCGTCTTCATCGGCACGGCCAAGGCGCCGGTGATCATCACCGGTGTGAGGCAGGACGAGAACCTGTTCGTCGATGCCGACGGCCGCTGGAGCGAGCCGCACTACATTCCGGCCTATGTGCGGCGCTATCCCTTCATCCTCGCCGACGAGAGCAAGACGGCCGGCCGGCTGACACTTTGCATCGACCGCGCCAGCGAGCGCGTCGTCGACGAGTTGCTGGCGCCGTTTCGCGAGGATGGCGGCAAGATGGCGCGCTTCTTCAACGGCACCGAGCCGACCGAGGCGACCAGGCAGGCATTGGCCTTCTGCAACCAGTTCCAGACCGATTTCAACGCGACCCGGGCGATGATCGAAAAGATCGACGCGCACGGCCTGTTAGCGCCGCGCCAGAGCAAGGTGACGCTGGAGGGCGGCGAGGTGCTCAACCTCACCGATTTCCAGGTGGTCGACGAAGTCGTGTTCAACAAACTGAGCGACGAAGCCTTCCTCGACCTCAGGAAATCGGGCGCGCTGGGCATGCTCTATTGCCACCTCGCCTCGAGCAACAGCTGGGCCTCGCTGGTCTATCAGGCGTCGATACGCAAAGGCGCGCGCAAGTGAAATTTGGTCGCGCCTGGGCCAACAGTCCGCGACGGGGCGCGAAGGACACCAAATCACTCTGCTCCGGAGCGCCATTCCTCCTGGCGATGGCAAGCGTTGCCCGGCTCGTCGACGTTCTGTTACAAGGCAGGACAGTGTCGATGGAGCGGCAGTTTGGGCCGGCAAAGGAGTGGTCTTGCCCGGTGAGCCGGAAGTCCTGGACGACCGTTCGCCAGTCCGCCTGGTGGCAGCCATTCGCCAGTCGGTCGCCGATGGCATCGTCGTCGAGGGCGGCGATCTCGAACCAGCCGATCGAGACCTGCTGCTCAAGGAAGAACTCTCCCTGGGCAATGTCGTACCGGCGCGCCGCCGTGAGTTTCGCGCCGGGCGCATCTATGCCCGGCAGGCTCTGCAGAGCCTTGGCGCATCCAATAGCGTCATCGCGGTCGGGCACAATCGTGCGCCAGTCTGGCCGACAGGTATTGTCGGTTCCATCTCCCATACCCGAAGCCTGTGCGCTGTCGCCCTCGGATGGTCGGCCGACTTCCTGGGCATCGGCATCGACATCGAGGAGGATTCTCCGCTTCCATGCGACCTGGCAGAAATGGTGTCGCACGCCTCCGAACTGGAGCACCGGGAAGTGATCGAAAGCCGGCTGGGCTACGACCTGCCAAAGCTTCTGTTCGTGATCAAGGAAGCCTTTTACAAAATGTATTTCCCGTTCAACGGTCGCTTTCTGACGTTTCACGACGTTCGCGTCGAACTGGATGTGGAGAAACGCGCCGCCAAGGTGACGATCGCTCCATCGAGCCGCCTGGCGGCGGCCGACAATGGCTGTTTTGAAGGCCGCTTCGGCAACAGCGATGGTATCTTATTCTCAGTTTTCGACATCTCTGCGCATTGACAGCCCCGCTGCCCGCAAGCATTCAGTGAAGTCGGCATGGGCTTTATCACTGATCAGCGTCGATCCCGGGCGGGGATTTGATGGACACTATACGTGGCCAAGTGGATCGGCATGCCGGAGACAATTCGCACGCGGTGGCCGTTGAGGCCGCGGGGCGCCCGCCCCTCACCTATGAGGGGTTGGCGCGCCAGATCCGCCATGTCGGCGAAACGCTGGCGCTGGCGGGCGTCGGACCAAGCGATCGCGTCGCGCTTGTATTGCCGCAGGGAGCGGAGGCCGCGGTTGCGATCGTGGCGGTCGCAGCCAATGCGGCGTGCGCCCCCCTGAACCCGGCATTGCCTCTATATGAACTCGAACAACAGCTGACCGCACTGCGGGCCCAGATCCTGATCGTGCCGCATGGATGGGGTTCCCCGCTGCTCGCCTTGGCGACGTCGCTGAACATGCGCACGCTGCAACTGCTTCCGGAGCCCGGCTCGGCTGCGGGGTCCTTCTCGCTGACCGGTGCCGGGGGGCCGCGTCGCGATGACCGGCCTGTGGCAGCGGCGGACGACGTCGCGCTGCTGCTGTTCACGTCGGGCACGTCGGCACGGCCGAAGCTGGTGCCGCTGACGCAGCGAAACCTATGCGTTTCGGCGCGCAACATTTGCGCGGCGGTGGATCTTCGGCATACCGACCGATGCCTGGGCGTGATGCCCCTGTTCCATATCCATGGCGTCAGCTGCCTTTTGGCATCGCTGTCTTCCGGAGGCTCTTACATAGACATGGACGGCTTTTCCGCCGACCGCTTCTTCAACTGCCTGCGCGAGCTCAGGCCAAGCTGGTATTCGGCTTCGCCAGCCATCCATCGTACGGTCCTCGATCAAATCCATCTCTATCGCGAAGACCCGCGCCAGAGCGGGTTGCGGTTCATCCGTTCGGCTTCGGCGTCAATGCCGCCGCAGCTGATCACGGATACCGAAAACGCATTCGGCGCGCCGTTTGTCGAGGCCTACGGAATGACCGAGGCAGCGCCGCAAATCGCGAGCAATGGCCTTCCACCGTTCCAACGCAAGCCTGGCTCGGTGGGCAAGGCCGCGGGTCCCGAAATCGCCATCATGGATGAAACCGGGCGTCTACTGCCCGCCGGCGAAAATGGCGAGGTGGCCATTCGCGGCGCCAA
This window encodes:
- a CDS encoding invasion associated locus B family protein, translated to MQARAQCVGARPMDAAMKAGTNLNIGMESVTRKPVTIPVSLAGFTAAIDKLEAIR
- a CDS encoding SapC family protein, with product MTDADTQAAPAMADNSLPLFYSKPEALNPIRHGSLGLAARADFSFARSAHAIPVMASEMPAAMRSYPIVFIGTAKAPVIITGVRQDENLFVDADGRWSEPHYIPAYVRRYPFILADESKTAGRLTLCIDRASERVVDELLAPFREDGGKMARFFNGTEPTEATRQALAFCNQFQTDFNATRAMIEKIDAHGLLAPRQSKVTLEGGEVLNLTDFQVVDEVVFNKLSDEAFLDLRKSGALGMLYCHLASSNSWASLVYQASIRKGARK
- a CDS encoding 4'-phosphopantetheinyl transferase family protein; this translates as MPGEPEVLDDRSPVRLVAAIRQSVADGIVVEGGDLEPADRDLLLKEELSLGNVVPARRREFRAGRIYARQALQSLGASNSVIAVGHNRAPVWPTGIVGSISHTRSLCAVALGWSADFLGIGIDIEEDSPLPCDLAEMVSHASELEHREVIESRLGYDLPKLLFVIKEAFYKMYFPFNGRFLTFHDVRVELDVEKRAAKVTIAPSSRLAAADNGCFEGRFGNSDGILFSVFDISAH